A genomic window from Microbacterium sp. ET2 includes:
- the tyrS gene encoding tyrosine--tRNA ligase has product MSSAVVVNATAPANDPSFDNVWDELVWRGLIHVSTDADELRSLLGGAPITFYCGFDPTAPSLHLGNLVQLLTMRRLQLAGHRPLGLVGGSTGLIGDPRPSSERTLNTKETVAEWVGYLRAQVERFLSFDGDNAARIVNNLDWTAPLSAIDFLREIGKHYRVGKMLSKEAVSARLNSEAGISYTEFSYQILQGLDYLELYRAYGCVLQTGGSDQWGNLTSGVDLIHYVEHASVHAIGTPLITNSDGTKFGKSEGNAVWLDPAMCSPYRMYQFWLNTDDADVIARLKIFTFLSREEIEHLGRLVEDEPFRRAAQKRLAAEVTALVHGEDAAGSVIAASDALFGQGDLHALDAETLIQALRELPHADMDRGAPVVQALVETGLVASLSEARRAIAQGGVAIDGVRVSDDAATVDGSLPGGVSVLRRGKKTLAGVFVR; this is encoded by the coding sequence GTGTCATCCGCCGTCGTCGTGAACGCGACCGCCCCCGCGAACGATCCGTCCTTCGACAACGTCTGGGACGAACTGGTGTGGCGCGGATTGATCCACGTCTCCACGGATGCCGACGAGTTGCGGTCGCTTCTCGGCGGTGCGCCGATCACCTTCTATTGCGGCTTCGACCCCACGGCGCCCAGTCTGCACCTGGGCAACCTCGTGCAGCTGCTGACGATGCGCCGTCTGCAGCTCGCCGGACACCGTCCGCTCGGCCTGGTCGGGGGTTCCACCGGCCTCATCGGCGATCCGCGCCCGTCGAGCGAGCGGACCTTGAACACCAAGGAGACCGTCGCCGAGTGGGTCGGGTATCTCCGTGCCCAGGTGGAGCGCTTCCTGAGTTTCGACGGCGACAACGCCGCTCGCATCGTGAACAACCTCGACTGGACGGCGCCGCTGTCGGCGATCGACTTCCTCCGCGAGATCGGCAAGCACTATCGCGTCGGCAAGATGCTGAGCAAGGAAGCCGTGAGCGCGCGCCTGAATTCCGAAGCCGGCATCAGCTACACCGAGTTCAGTTACCAGATCCTGCAGGGGCTGGATTATCTCGAGCTGTACCGCGCATACGGGTGCGTCCTGCAGACCGGCGGATCCGATCAGTGGGGCAACCTCACCAGCGGGGTCGACCTCATCCACTACGTCGAGCATGCATCGGTCCATGCCATCGGCACGCCGCTGATCACCAACAGCGACGGAACCAAGTTCGGCAAGAGCGAGGGCAACGCCGTCTGGCTCGATCCCGCGATGTGCAGTCCGTACCGGATGTACCAGTTCTGGCTCAACACCGATGATGCCGACGTCATCGCACGTCTGAAGATCTTCACGTTCCTCTCGCGCGAGGAGATCGAGCACCTCGGGCGGCTGGTGGAGGACGAGCCGTTCCGTCGCGCTGCGCAGAAGCGCCTGGCCGCCGAAGTGACCGCGCTCGTGCACGGGGAGGACGCCGCGGGCTCGGTCATCGCCGCCTCCGATGCGCTCTTCGGGCAGGGCGACCTCCACGCGCTCGATGCCGAAACGCTGATTCAGGCGCTGCGCGAACTGCCGCACGCCGACATGGATCGTGGAGCGCCTGTGGTGCAGGCGCTGGTGGAGACCGGACTGGTCGCAAGCCTCTCCGAGGCTCGACGGGCCATTGCGCAGGGAGGCGTCGCCATCGACGGCGTCCGAGTCAGCGATGATGCGGCCACGGTCGACGGTTCGCTGCCGGGCGGGGTTTCGGTGCTGCGCCGCGGCAAGAAGACGCTGGCCGGCGTGTTCGTCCGCTGA